The stretch of DNA GACGTCTCCGCGATGCGCGCCGACGCCGACATCATGGTCTGGCTGCACGGGCCCCGGCCGGAGGCGCTGCAGCGCGCCGTCCGCGACATCCGGCGCAGCAGGCTCTTCACGGGCACCGAGATCGCGTGGTCCGCCATGGGCGTGCACCGCGAGGCGGAGTTCGCCAAGAACCACACCCCCGCCTTCTCCCGGGGCGTGGAACCGGCAAAATGGCTGTGCGTCTACCCGTTCGTGCGCTCCTACGAGTGGTACCTGCTGCCCGACGCCGAACGCGGCACGATGCTGCGCGACCACGGCATGCTGGGGCGCGACTTCCCCCAGGTCATCTCCAACACGGTCTCCTCCTTTGCCCTCGGTGACTGGGAGTGGATCCTCGGCCTCGAAGCCCCCGAACTCGTGGACCTCGTGGACCTGATGCGCCACCTGCGTGCCACCGAAGCCCGCCACCACGTCCGCGAAGAAATCCCGTTCTACACCGGCCGCCGGGTCACGGCCGCGGAGATTGCCGAGGTCCTTGCATGAGCACGCCGGGTCCGCAGGGCGGCCTGGCCGGAATCACCGACGTCAACCCCGTGACCGAGGCGGGCCGGATGGGCCCCAAGGAGTACGACGCCGTGCTCCTCGCCTCCTTCGGCGGTCCCGAAGGCCAGGATGACGTCATCCCGTTCCTGCGCAACGTCACGCGCGGCCGCGGTATCCCGGACGAGCGGCTCGAAGCCGTCTCGCACCACTACCGCGCCAACGGCGGGGTCAGCCCGATCAACCAGCAGAACCGCAACCTGAAGGCCGGTATCGAGGCGGAGCTGGCTGGCCGCGGGATCGGACTGCCGGTGTTCTGGGGCAACCGCAACTGGGCCCCCTACATCCCGCAGACCCTTCAGGACATCTACGACGCCGGCCACCGCAAGGTCCTGATGGTCACCACCAGCGCCTACTCCTGCTACTCCAGCTGCCGCCAGTACCGTGAGGACATCGGCCTCGCGCTGACCGAATCCGGCCTGGACGGCAAGCTCGAAGTCGACAAGGTCCGCCAGTACTTCGACCACCCCGGCTTCGTCGAGCCGTTCATTGAAGGTACCGCCGCCGGCCTCGCCGAGGTCCGCGCCCGGCTTGCCGCCGCCGGTACGCCGGACGCCCCCGTGCACATCCTGTTCGCCACGCACTCCATCCCCACCCGCGACGCCGAGGCGGCGGGACGCTCCGACGCCGAACCGCGCCACTTCGAGGAAGACTCCGCCTACGTCGCGCAGCACCTCGCCACCGGCACCGAGGTCATCCGCCGGGTGGAGGCCGAGACCGGGGATACCGCCCCGTGGTCCCTCGTCTACCAGTCCCGCTCAGGGGCGCCCCACGTGCCCTGGCTCGAACCCGACATCAACGACGCCATCGAGGAACTCGCCGGCCAGGGAGTCAAGGGCGTCGTGATCGTGCCGCTGGGCTTCGTCAGCGACCACATGGAAGTCGTCTGGGACCTCGACACCGAAGCCCTGGAAACCTGCGCCCGGCTGGGCATCGCGGCGGCCCGCGTCCCGACCCCCGGCACGCACCGCAAGTTCGTCGCCGGGATCGTGGATCTGATCTGCGAGCGGACCGCCGCCAACAACATCGCGGAGCGGCCGCACCTGACCAGGCTCGGCCCCTGGTACGACGTCTGCCGCCCGGGCTGCTGCGCCAATTTCCGCGGCGAGAAGCCCACCATCGCAGGTGCCGACACTGCCACCGGCAGAGCAACAGGCACCGGACACGATCCGTACCCGGCCGGAACCCCGGCCGCTCCGTCCGCTGCGGCGGAAGGCCAGGGCGCCCTGTGACCGTCCGGATCGGCACCCGCGCCAGCAAGCTGGCCCTCACCCAGACCCAGCAGACGGCAGACCAGCTGGCAGCCGTCGGCGGGTTCCCGGTGGAACTCATCCACATCCGGACCGACGGTGACGTCCTCACCGGATCTCTGTCCCAGATGGGCGGCACCGGCGTCTTCGTCGCCGCACTGCGCGATGCCCTGCTGCAGGATGCGTGCGACGTCGCGGTCCATTCGCTCAAGGACCTCCCCACCGGCCCGGCCCTTGGACTTACCCTCGCGGCCACCCCCAAACGCGTCGACGTCCGTGATGTCCTCTGCGCCCGGGACGGAC from Arthrobacter sp. PAMC25564 encodes:
- the hemQ gene encoding hydrogen peroxide-dependent heme synthase, with the translated sequence MSHTSAESVTKTESASEESVEQFFTLWTVFKRSADVLRSGDAAEDFEALISRLAEEGVVHRGSYDVSAMRADADIMVWLHGPRPEALQRAVRDIRRSRLFTGTEIAWSAMGVHREAEFAKNHTPAFSRGVEPAKWLCVYPFVRSYEWYLLPDAERGTMLRDHGMLGRDFPQVISNTVSSFALGDWEWILGLEAPELVDLVDLMRHLRATEARHHVREEIPFYTGRRVTAAEIAEVLA
- a CDS encoding ferrochelatase; amino-acid sequence: MSTPGPQGGLAGITDVNPVTEAGRMGPKEYDAVLLASFGGPEGQDDVIPFLRNVTRGRGIPDERLEAVSHHYRANGGVSPINQQNRNLKAGIEAELAGRGIGLPVFWGNRNWAPYIPQTLQDIYDAGHRKVLMVTTSAYSCYSSCRQYREDIGLALTESGLDGKLEVDKVRQYFDHPGFVEPFIEGTAAGLAEVRARLAAAGTPDAPVHILFATHSIPTRDAEAAGRSDAEPRHFEEDSAYVAQHLATGTEVIRRVEAETGDTAPWSLVYQSRSGAPHVPWLEPDINDAIEELAGQGVKGVVIVPLGFVSDHMEVVWDLDTEALETCARLGIAAARVPTPGTHRKFVAGIVDLICERTAANNIAERPHLTRLGPWYDVCRPGCCANFRGEKPTIAGADTATGRATGTGHDPYPAGTPAAPSAAAEGQGAL